Proteins encoded together in one Nitrospirota bacterium window:
- a CDS encoding transposase — translation FFHDLRVPFTNNQSEQDIRMIKVRQKISGCFRTLQGAKNFARIRSYLSTARKNGWNLLQSISQSMTGQPYLPEMLFPP, via the coding sequence CCTTCTTTCACGACCTGCGCGTCCCCTTCACCAATAACCAGTCAGAGCAAGATATCCGAATGATCAAGGTGCGTCAGAAAATATCCGGATGCTTCCGAACCTTACAAGGCGCAAAAAACTTTGCCCGCATCAGAAGCTACCTATCCACAGCTCGTAAAAACGGCTGGAACCTCTTGCAATCCATTTCCCAGTCCATGACAGGTCAACCGTACTTGCCTGAAATGCTTTTTCCTCCCTGA